In Primulina eburnea isolate SZY01 chromosome 3, ASM2296580v1, whole genome shotgun sequence, one DNA window encodes the following:
- the LOC140825420 gene encoding uncharacterized protein translates to MQKVKDQRPRASKPITIHACAQSGDLSAFQRLLRDNSSLLNDRNAVMTQTPLHVAAGYNRIEVIKSLLDWQGTEKVEMEAKNMYGETPLHMAAKNGCNEAAKLLLAHGAVVEAKANNGMSPLHLAVWHSIRAEDCSTVKTLLEYNADCSAEDNEGMTPLNHLSQGPDNEILRKLLIQHLEDQRKRRAIEACSETKAKMDSLESELSNIMGLQALKLQLRKWAKGMLLDERRRALGLKAGARRPPHMAFLGNPGTGKTMVARVLGKLLHMVGILPTDKVTEVQRTDLVGEFVGHTGPKTRRKIKEAEGGILFVDEAYRLIPMQKSDDKDYGIEALEEIMSVMDSGKVVVIFAGYSEPMNRVINSNEGFCRRVTKFFHFDDFSPEDLAKILHLKMSTQDEESLLYGFKLHPSCSVEAITELIERETTEKQRREMNGGLVNPMLVNARENLDMRLGFDCIDAESLLTITLDDLEAGLQLLTH, encoded by the exons ATGCAGAAGGTGAAGGATCAACGGCCAAGGGCTTCGAAACCGATCACAATCCATGCCTGTGCGCAATCTGGAGATCTCAGCGCCTTCCAGAGGTTGCTTCGCGACAACTCTTCTCTGCTTAATGACCGGAATGCTGTC ATGACGCAAACCCCTCTCCATGTTGCTGCTGGTTACAATAGAATTGAGGTAATAAAATCTCTTCTTGATTGGCAAGGAACCGAGAAGGTGGAAATGGAGGCCAAGAACATG TATGGAGAAACTCCATTGCATATGGCAGCTAAGAATGGGTGTAATGAAGCTGCAAAGCTACTTCTTGCTCATGGTGCTGTTGTTGAAGCCAAAGCAAAC AATGGGATGAGTCCATTACACCTTGCTGTTTGGCACTCGATTCGAGCAGAAGACTGCTCAACTGTCAAAACATTGTTGGAGTATAATGCTGATTGCAGTGCTGAAGACAAT GAGGGCATGACTCCTTTAAACCATCTTTCACAAGGCCCTGACAATGAGATTCTGCGGAAACTATTAAtccaacatcttgaagatcagcGAAAACGAAGAGCCATTGAAGCATGCAGTGAAACAAAAGCCAAGATGGATTCACTTGAGAGTGAACTATCAAATATAATGGGCTTACAGGCACTTAAATTACAACTTCGGAAGTGGGCGAAGGGGATGCTACTGGATGAAAGGCGTCGTGCACTAGGGCTGAAAGCTGGTGCTAGAAGACCGCCTCACATGGCTTTCCTTGGAAATCCCGGAACAG GTAAGACTATGGTAGCTCGTGTACTTGGAAAATTGCTTCACATGGTGGGCATACTTCCCACAGATAAAGTGACAGAAGTGCAGAGAACAGATTTGGTTGGAGAATTTGTTGGTCATACAGGGCCAAAAACAAGAAGAAAG ATAAAAGAAGCAGAAGGGGGGATTTTATTTGTTGATGAAGCATACCGCCTGATACCCATGCAGAAATCAGACGACAAAGATTATGGAATAGAAGCCTTAGAGGAGATAATGTCTGTAATGGACAGTGGCAAAGTCGTGGTAATCTTTGCTGGATATAGTGAACCAATGAACCGTGTTATTAACTCAAACGAGGGATTCTGCAGAAGGGTGACAAAATTTTTCCATTTCGATGATTTTAGCCCTGAAGATCTTGCCAAGATTCTTCATCTCAAAATGTCTACTCAAGATGAGGAAAGTTTGTTGTATGGATTTAAGTTGCATCCTTCATGTAGCGTAGAGGCTATTACAGAACTTATAGAACGAGAAACAACCGAGAAGCAGCGTAGGGAGATGAACGGAGGTTTGGTTAATCCAATGCTGGTTAATGCCCGAGAGAATTTGGATATGAGACTCGGGTTTGATTGTATAGACGCAGAATCTTTACTTACTATCACATTAGATGATTTAGAAGCCGGGCTTCAGCTGTTAACGCATTGA
- the LOC140825419 gene encoding probable chlorophyll(ide) b reductase NYC1, chloroplastic, whose product MAVVAKMYLPPLDCHFQSGQPPPTRLSSRRGWDQVCVKGGGRIWVMPCKSFRSENGFEVKEKHEKSGENFGKLQESNMFGSRKSVNKWVDAIRNAVWRVSKPSLLSKSRFREELVKLEELLFSSSIHIGRYIVTMLSTGVVLLTGFHLSGGDDQMNALIWYSWLGGVVIGTMIGSNMVLEEVSRCGPRNVVITGSTRGLGKALAREFLLSGDRVVVTSRSPESVIETIKELAENLNQVMIATGSSSRKQLRHAKVVGIPCDVSKPEDVKMLANFAASELGSVDIWVNNAGTNKGFRPLLQFNDDDIQQIVSTNLVGSILCTREAMQIMSTQANGGHVFNMDGAGSGGSSTPLTAVYGSTKCGLRQLQSSLLKESRRSKVGVHTASPGMVLTDLLLSGSSIQNKQMFNIICELPETVARTLVPRMRVVKGSGKAINYLTPPRILLALVTAWLRRGRWFDDQGRALYAAEADRLRNWAESRARISFTDAMEMYTENTWVSVVSLSVVCAFIILSSTSSTFPGT is encoded by the exons ATGGCTGTGGTGGCAAAGATGTACCTTCCACCGCTAGATTGCCACTTCCAGAGTGGTCAACCACCGCCGACACGGCTGTCTTCCCGCCGTGGTTGGGACCAAGTTTGTGTAAAGGGCGGGGGAAGGATTTGGGTCATGCCGTGCAAGTCTTTCAGGTCTGAAAATGGATTTGAAGTGAAAGAGAAACATGAGAAAAGTGgagaaaattttggaaaattgcAAGAGAGTAATATGTTTGGGTCGAGAAAGAGTGTGAACAAATGGGTGGATGCGATCAGGAATGCTGTCTGGAGAGTTTCCAAGCCTAGTTTGCTGTCAAAAAGCAGGTTCAGAGAAGAATTGGTCAAGTTGGAGGAGTTGTTGTTTTCC TCATCTATTCACATCGGAAGATATATAGTGACCATGTTAAGCACTGGGGTTGTACTGCTGACTGGATTCCACTTGTCAG GTGGAGATGATCAAATGAATGCATTGATATGGTATAGTTGGTTAGGAGGAGTTGTGATTGGGACAATGATTGGATCCAATATGGTGTTGGAGGAAGTTAGTCGCTGTGGTCCACGAAATGTCGTCATTACTGGAAG CACACGAGGACTAGGAAAAGCATTGGCTCGTGAGTTTTTACTCTCTGGTGACAGGGTTGTTGTTACTTCGCGCAg CCCTGAATCTGTCATTGAGACCATCAAAGAACTAGCAGAAAATCTTAATCAAGTCATGATTGCCACCGGTTCTTCGTCGAGAAAACAGTTACGACATGCAAAAGTAGTGGGAATCCCATGTGATGTTTCTAAACCGGAAGATGTCAAAATGTTGGCAAATTTTGCTGCCAGTGAACTTGGTTCTGTTGATATCTGG GTTAACAACGCTGGGACAAACAAGGGTTTCAGGCCTCTGCTGCAGTTCAATGACGATGACATTCAACAG ATTGTTTCTACAAACTTGGTTGGATCAATACTCTGCACTCGTGAAGCCATGCAGATCATGAGCACCCAGGCCAATGGTGGTCATGTGTTTAATATGGATGGTGCAGGGTCAGGGGGATCGAGTACCCCACTGACAGCAGT TTATGGATCCACAAAATGTGGTCTTAGGCAGCTTCAGTCATCGCTTTTAAAGGAGTCGAGGAGATCCAAAGTTGGAGTTCACACAGCCTCACCAGGCATGGTCCTCACTGATTTGCTACTAAG TGGTTCGAGTATTCAGAACAAGCAGATGTTTAATATCATCTGTGAGCTTCCCGAGACTGTCGCTAGAACTTTAGTTCCAAGAATGCGGGTCGTAAAGGGAAGTGGGAAAGCCATCAACTATTTGACTCCTCCAAGAATATTACTCGCTCTGGTCACTGCCTGGCTGAGACGTGGCCGTTGGTTCGATGATCAG GGACGAGCTCTCTATGCTGCAGAAGCAGACAGACTTCGTAACTGGGCCGAGAGTCGTGCCCGTATTTCTTTCACCGATGCCATGGAGATGTACACAGAAAACACTTGGGTTTCCGTTGTTTCACTCTCAGTGGTTTGCGCATTCATAATTTTATCAAGTACAAGCAGCACATTCCCTGGGACCTGA
- the LOC140828022 gene encoding mediator of RNA polymerase II transcription subunit 9-like: MEHFGGGMNWSMIPNIQPHSNPNTPSNQDQVFLQQQQQFQQQFTQQPQPRFQQQQQNQSLASHFSILHLVENLAQVTENGTRDQQTDALVSELNTQFEKCQQLLNSIGGTIKAKSTTVEGQKHKVEETKNLLTQRRDLIENYKSSVAEVVDSQI, translated from the exons ATGGAGCATTTCGGCGGAGGAATGAACTGGTCAATGATCCCCAACATCCAGCCCCATAGTAACCCTAATACTCCCTCTAATCAAGATCAAGTATTTCTCCAGCAACAGCAACAATTTCAACAGCAGTTCACCCAGCAGCCGCAGCCTCGTtttcagcagcagcagcagaacCAGTCTCTGGCTTCTCACTTCAGTATTCTCCAC TTAGTGGAGAATTTAGCTCAAGTCACAGAAAATGGCACAAGGGACCAGCAGACAGATGCGTTG GTTTCTGAATTGAACACGCAGTTTGAGAAGTGCCAGCAGCTGTTGAACTCCATCGGCGGAACAATCAAGGCAAAATCCACG ACGGTTGAAGGACAAAAGCACAAAGTGGAGGAAACCAAAAACTTGTTAACTCAAAGAAG GGATCTTATAGAGAACTACAAAAGTTCAGTTGCAGAGGTTGTTGATTCTCAAATATAA
- the LOC140825422 gene encoding peroxisomal fatty acid beta-oxidation multifunctional protein AIM1-like: MKRSTVTMEVGTDGVAVITISNPPVNALALAIFEGLKEKYTEAMRRDDVKAVVLIGNGGKFSGGFDINVFEIVHRTGDTSILPDASVDLMINIIEDAKKPSVAAIEGLALGGGLELAMVCHARIAAPKAQLGLPELSLGVIPGSGGTQRLPRLIGLEKAVDIMLSSRPITSEEGQKLGLVDAVVASEELLKVSKQWALDIARRRKPWIRPLHNVEKLGSLPDAIDLLNMARQQAKQTFKNMPQHQACLDVIAEGIIHGGYHGVLKESEVFKQLVKTDTSKGLVHAFFAQRATTKVPNVTDIGLTPRRIKKVAVIGGGLMGSGIATAFILSNIYVVLKEINSDYLHKGLKAIEVNVRGLVSRKKLTLDQAEKALSILKGVLDYSEFKDVDMVIEAVIENISLKQKIFEDIEKVCASHCILASNTSTIDLNIIGEKTKAQDRIVGAHFFSPAHVMPLLEIVRTEKTSPQIILDLMTAGKTIKKVPVVVGNCTGFAVNRTFFPYSQSAHLLANLGVDVFRIDQLISNFGLPMGPFQLQDVAGYGVAVATTKEFSLSFPDRTFASPLVDLLMKNGRNGKSNGKGYYIYEKGSKPKPDPSVLPIIEESRRLTNIMPGGKPITVTDEEIIEMILFPVVNEACRVLDDGIVVQASDLDVASVLGMSFPSYRGGIVYWADTIGADYIYRRLKTLSEAYGNFFRPSNYLTERAARVVPLSAPAPASSGARPRL, translated from the exons ATGAAGAGATCTACAGTGACTATGGAGGTGGGAACCGACGGGGTTGCGGTCATCACCATCTCCAATCCTCCAGTTAACGCTCTGGCCCTTGCCA TTTTTGAAGGGTTGAAGGAGAAGTATACCGAGGCCATGAGAAGAGATGATGTTAAAGCTGTTGTTCTTATTG GCAATGGTGGCAAATTTTCTGGAGGTTTTGACATCAATGTATTTGAAATAGTACACAGAACTG GTGACACTTCTATCTTGCCTGATGCATCTGTGGATCTCATGATCAATATAATAGAag ATGCAAAGAAGCCCTCTGTTGCTGCTATAGAGGGACTTGCTCTTGGAGGTGGCTTGGAATTGGCAATG GTTTGTCATGCACGCATAGCTGCACCAAAAGCACAACTTGGTCTTCCAGAACTCAGCCTTGGAGTCATCCCTGGATCTGGAG GTACACAACGTCTCCCAAGGCTTATAGGGTTGGAAAAGGCTGTTGATATTATGCTG TCATCTAGACCAATAACATCGGAAGAAGGACAGAAACTTGGCCTTGTTGATGCTGTTGTGGCTTCAGAAGAATTGCTTAAAGTCTCTAAACAATGGGCATTAGACATCGCACGAAGGCGCAAGCCATGGATACGTCCTCTTCATAATGTGGAAAAACTTGGTTCACTGCCTGACGCGATTGATTTGCTAAATATGGCTAGACAACAGGCCAAACAGACTTTTAAAAATATGCCTCAGCACCAGGCATGTCTTGATGTGATCGCAGAAGGAATAATTCACGGAGGATATCATGGAGTTTTAAAG GAGTCGGAAGTATTCAAGCAGTTAGTCAAAACAGACACATCGAAAGGTCTTGTTCATGCATTTTTCGCTCAAAGGGCAACAACAAAG GTCCCTAATGTGACAGATATTGGTCTTACACCAAGAAGAATAAAGAAAGTTGCTGTTATTGGTGGAGGACTAATGGGTTCTGGAATAGCCACAGCTTTTATTTTGAGCAATATTTATGTTGTTCTGAAAGAAATCAATTCTGATTATCTTCACAAGGGATTAAAAGCAATTGAAG TCAATGTTCGGGGTTTGGTATCAAGAAAAAAATTGACGCTGGATCAAGCTGAGAAGGCCCTTTCGATTCTTAAAGGTGTTTTAGACTACTCTGAATTCAAGGATGTGGATATGGTCATAGAG GCTGTTATAGAAAATATTTCCCTGAAACAGAAAATTTTTGAGGATATTGAGAAGGTGTGCGCATCTCACTGTATTTTGGCATCAAACACATCTACTATAGACCTCAATATAATTGGAGAAAAAACCAAAGCACAAGATCGGATCGTGGGTGCACATTTTTTCAG TCCTGCCCATGTAATGCCTCTTCTTGAGATCGTGCGGACAGAGAAGACCTCACCTCAAATAATTCTTGATCTAATGACTGCTGGAAAGACCATAAAGAAAGTTCCTGTTGTAGTAGGAAACTGCACTGGCTTTGCTGTGAATAGAACCTTCTTTCCATATTCTCAAAGTGCACATCTTTTGGCTAACTTGGGTGTGGACGTTTTCAGAATTGATCAGCTAATCAGTAATTTTGGCCTACCTATGGGCCCATTCCA GCTCCAGGATGTCGCAGGATATGGAGTAGCTGTTGCAACAACAAAAGAATTTTCTCTGTCCTTTCCTGATCGCACTTTTGCATCTCCACTGGTTGATTTGCTTATGAAAAATGGGAGAAATG GCAAAAGTAATGGAAAAggatattatatatatgaaaaaggAAGCAAGCCAAAGCCTGATCCTTCAGTGCTCCCAATAATAGAAGAGTCTAGGAGGCTCACGAATATCATGCCTGGTGGGAAG CCTATAACTGTGACTGATGAAGAAATTATTGAGATGATACTCTTTCCTGTGGTGAATGAGGCATGCCGTGTGTTAGATGATGGCATAGTTGTCCAAGCATCAGATTTGGATGTTGCTTCTGTTCTTGGCATGAGTTTCCCATCTTATCG TGGTGGTATCGTTTACTGGGCAGACACCATTGGGGCAGACTATATATACAGAAGACTCAAGACACTGTCTGAAGCGTATGGTAATTTCTTCAGACCGTCAAACTACTTGACAGAAAGAGCAGCAAGAGTCGTCCCATTG AGTGCACCTGCTCCGGCATCTTCAGGAGCTAGGCCACGCCTATAA